atataaggGCTCAACTCAAAATTTGTGTTAACTGTGATTTTGAATGATATGGGCACAAAATGAAATTCTCTACCAGATAGCGTTGACAGAGggagaaaataataataataataataataataatatttattcatcctttaagacatacaatgtataggacatgtcattagttttacaaacaaacaaacaataaaattaatacatttataaattttataaacattttaaggtagATAGAATTGATAACATTTAGGTAATATTTCTGTCCGAAACAAACTCTTCCACAGTATAATAACATTTGGTAAGCAATAAGCTTTTAATGGAtttcttaaataaatatttattcattgttctatatttttttggtaaaacgttAAACAATCTAATGCTCATATACTTTACTGACATTTCAAATTTACTCGATCTATGACCAGGTACCCTCAGCAAGTCGCCACCTCGTGTCGAATAATTGTGGAAACTAGAATTTCTGTCATACATATGAATATTATCAACAGCATATAGTAACATTCTGAAGATATAAATACatggaaaacttaaaatattattcttaataaatatGGGCTTACAGCTGTCAAGAGGTctaattccaaacatttttcgtaTTATACGTTTTTGTGTTATAAATATTCTGTCACTGTTGACTGCATTCCCCCATAAAACTATGTTGTAACAAAGTCTACTATAAACAAGGCTATAGTATACATTTAAAAGCGCAGAGATgggcataatatttttaatacgggATAATGCATAGTACGACTTATTAAGGGACTTACTGAGCATGTCTATGTGAACTGACCATTTTAATTTTGAGTCGAGATACCTaatacctaaaaatttagtatgatttgaGGAATCCAGTAGTACATTGTTAAAACTTAGATGTAGTACAGGATTAACAGaatttaagttattaaaatatattacttttgttttgtctACATTTAAAATTAGGTTATTAGATCGACACCAGTCATTAAACCGAGCTAAAAAACTATTGCAAGTAGATGCCAATTTCTCATAGGTCTGTGCTGAGACCACAAGAgaagtatcatctgcaaataacgTCAGGTCCAAAATATCAAACTGGTTAGATGCATCgttaataaacaacaaaaaaatcagGGGTCCTAATACAGAGCCCTGTGGAACTCCCAGATTAATAAAACGTTCCTCCGAAATAGCTTCATTGATTTTAACAGAAATGATCCTATCTGATAGATAATTGATTAGCCAATCTAAAAATATGCCTCTAAAACCAATATTATACAGTTTATTACTAACAAAACGACTATCAAGACAATCAAAGGCACGGGTTAGATCAAAAAAGAGACCTGCCACATATTCACCTGCATCCAAAGATCTGTAGACCCTTTCACAAAATCTGCAGGCAGCAGACTGAGTGGATCTACCGGTACGGAAGCCATGTTGACAATCACTTACAATTTTAAATCTACCCAAAAACTCAGACATACGGTTATACACAATTCTCTCAAATACTTTGGAAAGTACACACAATAAGGAAATAGGTCTATAATTTGAAATGTCTTCCGGATCGTCTTTTTTGTAAATAGGAATAACGATTGCTTTTTTTAGAATACTTGGAAAGACTCCTTTACCTATTGATAAATTTATCAAATATGCAATGTGGTTTATTATATCAGATGACATAGCCTTTAATACTCGTATCGAGATAGAATCAAGTCcagtactttttttattttttaaattattgatcaCATTCATTACCTCATTACCAACAACAGGTCTAAAGAAGAAACTGTTTTTAAGAATAGTAGAAGATGTGCAACTATTAGATCGAGAATTCCCAAAATGATTTGACAGTTTCTCTTCGGTTACTGTAgcaaaataatcacaaaaaacttcAGACAACTGCTTAGAATCAGTACAACTTTCACCATCTATATTTAATGCTATGTTTTTTTGGATAGACTTCCTGCCAGTTTCCTTGTTAACAAGATTCCATACAGTCTTATTTTTATTACTTGAATTATTTATCAATTGATCATGGaattttaatttagatttttgtaaTAGTTCCGCGTGGTCTTTCTTAATTTTGTTATAATTTGCAAGAGAATTGGCATCTTTTAGTTCCTTATTAAGCCAGtaagcattttttaaatgaaCACTAGACTGCTTAACTTCCggagtaatccattttttattgcaagtcTGCTTACTGATATTATACCGTTTTACTGGACAGCAATAATCTAATACATATATTAAACTACTTATAAAATTTTCAAAGGATTTATCAACATTATCGGTTAAATAAATATCGTCAAAGTCAGTTACAGATAGCACagaagaaatttgtttaaggttgTTGTCAGACAAGtctctaaaatatttataattaggCTGGTCATTGGATTTAGTACAACTACTATTAATGTCTACTACAAATTCCAAACTGATTGCTCTATGGTCACTTAAATGCGCTTCTAAAACATTAGAATTGTATTGAAGTATATTAGTTGTATTGGTTAAAATATAGTCAATCTTACGGATAGAAGTTTGGTTCAAACAATTTGTCGCTACCCTTGTGGGAACCATAGAGGTTATGCTAAGATTGTAGCTCATTAGAACATCgttaaaaagaattttaaataaactattttctaAATAATCAATGTTTAAGTCACCACAAATAAAAATATCGTCAACATACCTATTACAGAGTTCAATCGTATAGGAaaactgcttcaaaaacaaataaaagtctCCACTGGGAGGCCTGTAGATACTGATGACTGCAAattttctttcacaaaacattatttttaccGCACTGCACTCATAATGCATCTCCACAGCGAACTGGCACACATTGATGATCTGATATTCATACCCACATTTCACATACAGAACTGATCCGCCATGCTCATGGATAGATCGACAATAACTGGTTACAAGATCGTAACCCGGAGTTACCATTAGAGATATTTCATCCTGCTTACACCAGTGCTCCGCAATACTGACGACAATGGGATTTTCTTGGTCAAGCAGAATTTCCAACCTTTCAAGTTTGTTTCTAATAGACGCTGTATTTAactgtataattttaaaaattgccgtATGTTTTGTTTCATTGTCGATAGATACTTCTACTCGATTTGCTCTTTCTTTTTCctcaattgaaaaaaattgaaaaggaACATGAATGATTTGGTAAAtatatttatgcctctctctcacTCTCCCCCGCCACCTCTGGTTTTTATTGCTACAAGGGAGCAATCAGTAACATGTCTTTCTATGTCAAAAATCCTGGTTAGTTtgtgttttaacattttgtattatatagaatagtttttagttgagccattatattatgcaaaatataataaataaatcagtCTAATTCATAATAGATCGTTATTTTGCATAAACAGTGACAGGACATTAATAATATAAGGGATCAAACTTATACAGTTCCTTATTTATGTTATGTTTTTTTGTACTATATGGGACTAACTTGAAagtgtttttttcaattacatgtaattaatggaatttatttatattaattttttttctcatcGCTATTTATAGTGCAATTATCAAATACCAAATCTGCCAAATTTCCcatttataacttaaaaaataagcatgttatttgaaaaaatcAGAATCTTTAAACGTGATTTCCCAAAAATCTCCTTTTTTGAATTGTGCCTCTATATCACTGAGGTTGCaggtgagcggccgtgggtaacggcataaacgctggcctcatacgccagtagacgtgggttcgatccctgccaaagacaaaccattttcatttccaataatgacacgagccgtctcaccgtgcctcggagagtacgttaagccgtcggtccccctgggctagtgtacatcgacactagttacttgaaacagggttaaagatgtaattggcgctggaactatccgaaaggatctccccggcaaaaatgccatacgatattattattattatactgaGGTTGCGATATGAGAATTTGTTTCTACAGgatattcctgtatttttccatcaactgctttataatgaaaattgcatctgtggttgatctgccctgcataaagccaaattgattatcagatattttggtttcttcacgtatctgtctatcaattactcttttccatattttcatgaagtgactaagtagttttatggACCTGTAGTATATgtattgttgtatatctcccttgatTTTGTAGACATGCACTAATCTGCTTCTCctctgatgatgatgatatttgctgtttttttttgtaatgtctTTTTTTTAGATGTTATTTTGGTTGTTCTGGAACATCAAAAGACTGAAATTCAGAGTACATTGGAAAAGAGTGATTTGGAAATAAAAATAGACTATTTCACCATAAGTGACAATGAAGATCTAGGTACTGCTGACAGTTTAAGACTCATCCATGACAAACTGAAATCAGATGTGTTAGTAGTATCTTGTGATTTTATTAGTGACGTGAATCTGAAGGGACTCCTAGATCAGTTTAGAGCAAATAATGCATCTGTTGCATCTTTATTAATACAACCCCAAAGCAATGAACCCATTATTGTGCCAGGGCCAAAGTCTAAACACAAACCAGGtaaataaaatagtttatttccAAAAAGATCTCAAACACGTCTACAACTTTGTCATTTAACACCTTGGCTGCGTTATGGGACAAATAGACCTCTTACTACACTAACGGTTGGCTGTGTCGACTGTGTCATAAAACAAAGTGGCGAATGAGGTATAAGGGAAATTTATGTCTCGTAAAAATACGCCATACACAAATGTTGTGCCTCATGTTGTTCTCAATATCAGCCACGTGACACACTGTACAGTTGAGTctgcgagtctttacccgtgcgtcatcatttaaagcatacgaaataagtcagaaatttactaaacgcaacaacaagtggatattattccgatcactggttatagtataaaatttgacgttatcaaataaatagaatgtcaaatttaagttatgctttaaaattttggtgcataattacagctacatttgaagtagcttcataaattattttattatcattgattaataaatatataaacaatttataaaaaaattcattaccatattttctttttgttattttattcactttggcggaaccttaaacacaagcatttaactgtgtcaacaatgaggttagctttgtaagttgtcaaaatttatcgtaaaataacataaacttatcacaaaatttctaactccaatataaaattagttgtgaaaacaactgtttgtatactataaaaaacttcaaaatgcaaaaatttgacaaaataacagcaaaaaattcaacaaactgacagccacaaaagtaaacaaaccaaaacgttagaaattgtacttaaaatatgtgaagacatccgaaatcgtctttctttgtacctatctcttttcaatgcactgagtctaaatcgttcataaaaataacatgtatttttacttaataacaggcggcagctggtttgtcattaatttcatgcgtggaagagaatgatgctaaataaaaagtatgtgttttatctcgccaggtattaatgacgcacgggtaaagactcacggactcaactgtagttGTCTTGTTAGCATAGAAACAAGCCTCATGGCTGTAGGgactcattttttttaattatggcagCCAACGTGTTAATATTGATACTATGTCTATAAACATTATGTATTTAAGATTTGGTTTTTATTTACACTTTCCACAAATTTTTTAGAACGAGACTTGATTGGTGTTGACACACAGACAAACAGAATTGTATTTTTGGCATCTGCTAGTGATTTCGAAAATGAGATCTCGTTACCCATGTCTCTCCTAAATAAACACACAAGCATTAAAATGTACAGCAACCTAACCGATTCTCACATATATGTACTCAAAAATTGGGTTATAAAGTATCTTAAAAGTGAAGATAGTTTTACTTCATTGAAAGGTAagtgttaatataatgttattaactttatgcattttatttgtcttatttgttTATACTAAGCTTACTATAAATGcggtaaagctcaaaattatagtGTCTACTCCATAATCTGTTTTCCTGCATGCCTTTATAAATATGTCTAAAGATTTTACGGTCAAAACAGCTTAAATGTTCTTCATCACTTTTTGTCATTGTCTACGTTTCTGACACATAAGTGAGGGCGGGCTTGATTAGAGTTCTatatatcaatattttcattctttttgtgactatgtttgatgttaaaagtttcttaatCCATGTTACACTCTATTTGCTAGATATATCCGTCTGTttaatttctgcagttactgTATTAGTTTGTCTGATTTATGAGCCTAGATTCTATTCACTATAGTActattaatatattaataatgattaaatttattttgtatcttgtttgttatttttatttaaactttttttaggCGAGCTGTTACCACACATTATTAAAAAGCAGCTAGGAAGGCCACCGAAACCGGTAGACACAAAAGAATCCATACTAAATACAAAAGATTCAGGAGACATATTTGCATATGCTAAAGAAGATGAACTGGAATTAGCAATTAGAAAGCTATCATCTTTTAATGATCATACAGGTGATTTGAAAGACGTTTACCATGGAGATCCTATAAGATGTTACGCCTATATAGCACCAAAGGATATTTTTGGAGTTAGAGTTAATACCTTAGCAGCTTATTGGTCAACGAATGCTAAGGTAAAAGatactattaattttttttccagtatttcaatttttgaagttatacttctttaggcacgattgggaaaaatgttgagagtgaatttttataaaaatgacagTATGAAGTACACGCATAGCGACATTATGAAGTTAGTTGGtaaattttttagtttaagaTTAATGAGAATTTAACTTCTTCTTATACTAGTTGTATATCCGTCAATCTATTAATTctgacgttgaagtatttcttgagggGTAGACTCTGCCAGCTAtttctccatctttttggtggtctcctcggtggacgcttgccaactggttttccttctagcgcaatgcttggtagtctgtgctcctccattcttttacATGACtaaaccattctcttcgtctttgcctgtcccatcttactacatcttgcacgccacattgtttcCTGATGATGTTTCGTAATCTATCCCTTCTTATCTTCCCTgcttagggatgggaaaaacctaccggttttaacgtAAAACCGGtctttttacttcgcaataaccggttttaccggttgtttttttgtcccggctataaacggttttttctttttaaagtaaaaaccggttattaggtttatttaggattattttaggttaggtattattttggatcccaatcataattattattctcaagtaattattccaaacaaaaccatatttcaaattttattttataaatacagaagcaaactgaaagtacAAACTCACATCAggcagaaacaattaagttttattataatatttccttgaaaaggtatttgtaatcataatatttacataagaagtgatttGATTGAAGTAGATGCAAACAGCATCTATTTTTCatacttgactcttgacattgaaagtgggtgaatgactttttctgattaccaaaaataatgttctgactatgaatatcgaattaccgattacgaatacgaatctccaaggatttccctacatTTTCGAAACggtacacccatacaggaagtattaaatgggttaaaatgtaaataaatacctattatacaaatatacaaacgcgttaaaagaaatacatgataacaTTTTTTTATCGTAGTAAAAAtgaaagataaattgcattatccaaattatttttaagtaaaatatttatgttgatattattttttttaaatcccatttgaaagagtctgggaaattttttgtaagttgaaatggttgggttaaattgtatattattgcaatatgtatattatattaatcttacgctatattatgtttaataataatcaataaatatataataataataaaataataaataaatataataattaatagaataaaatggttttattaaaaattgtgttttatttatattgatattgatgttctttcgatagtactaattttgatcatattgatatcgagtatcgagtcgagtgaaGTATCgaaaactaaagtgcattgtaaatatgtaacattgtaacctattgggttaaaaaaaccgaaaaccgttttttttgccggttataaccgccaagttaaaccgtaagcaaaaaaaaacggtataaccgaaaaccggtgttttgtcaaaaaccgacatgctattgctcttagtgtcttcatctGGGCTGTtcgttcgtagcatgcttttggttttattggtatCTTCTCTGGATTCAATACCatataggtcataacaggtctaatgcaagttttataaattgtaACTTCGCtatccattctcatatatgggttatacCAGATAACCCTTATATAGgttacacctagatatttgaagtggtttagctgttctatgggtttcccgTCTACTCTCAAGAGTTTAACTaaaataactaattttttaattttcggtattgttttaatacaattttttggaaagtagcgagtattaaaattagttcaatatttaaataaaatacaaataaactgtttaaaatatatttatttcgttgaaatcatataagtagtagaagtataacttctaacgtgcgtacaaagtacacacacattctttttttttatttatattcttcatgttttaattataaataatttaatatcttcttatttttttataaaaataactatCTTTTTATTGATAATTTAGTGACGAGGTATTCAAATAATTAGAAAATTTGTAACTTCAATCATTATCAAGAACATTATCAAGAATTGAGTTACACCATCTCTGAAATTATTTATCTGActtacatacagtcggaaaaatgaaaatatatccatgaacgatcacatcaatcacttattttgtattggctatctttttctataacaaacatttgttatttatagaaaaagacagcaaatacaaaatacgtgattgatgtgatcgttcatgggtattctttcatttttccgactgtatataaatATATGTTCATTATTAATATGTAACATTTTACGCAAGAAAACAGGTTAAGAACCTTTTTGAACAactatataacatttttttttgttttagatcCTTGATCGATGGAGTAGATTGACAAATTCAAAAGAACTGACCCTTAAGTCTTCGAAAGCAGTTATTACTTCCAATCAAGTAGACGACAAGTGTATTATATGGGAAAATGCCAAACTTAATGAGAAGACGTCCTTTAAAAACGCTATTATAGGAGCAAATACTGAAGTGAAAAGCTTTAGCAGAGTATTTAATAGCATCATAATGAATAATGTTAATATTCATGAAAAGTATGTGTAactgtatattatttatatgctTTTTACTAAAATCGGTGACAAAAACGTAGTTATGAACCTTTAAAAGTGTATGTTGTGCATACACTTCGGACTTACTTTCGTACTAAGAGTTTTTGGcatctgacattatttttttgaacaaaatggcggatcatATATGGTgggaagaaattgaaaatatcaatcaaaacggaatattttttccaaatttgcTAATTTACTACTTAATGTATTGTTGTGGTTTGCTCAAATgtatgtttataatatttattttaaacttcTCTCTACTTGGActtacatatatatttttttaacaaattaatatGATATCTCAGGGCTcttttactaattaaaaaaaaaacgtggcttcaaagtatttttGCTAGTTGCCTTTAAGGAAAGAGGTAGACAATAGGAAAATAAATTTACAGCACAATTATGAACTTACAaagtaaatgttatattttaaaaaCCAATCAGAtatcaaaagtaaaaaaattgaataaacatATTATACCATATACAATgatcagaataataaaaatttcaaacatACATCAAATCATACAtccaaaattatcaatacaaATTTATTAAACTTAAATCCAAATCAACGATTTCTTAATTTTAGTGATTCAAGAtaaattatcatttattttaattctcaaTAAAACCAGCAAAACGAATAACTCTAATTTAAATAGGTGGTCGTGATTGATGATAGCCTCTGTTTACTAAAATGACGAAAACTAACCTTTTATCCCCCAAAATTGATGACTTTACCTCACTCTCCTTTGATTGTGTCTTGTCCACTTTGCTCGTACTTTTCTGTTTCTCCAAATACTCCTCTGCTAACTCCTTTGCTCCAAATCATAAGGATATCTCAACTAATCGACTTGGTCCAGTATAAAACTATACATCTGTTTATTACTTACATCATGTCAATTATTTCTTCTGTCTG
The window above is part of the Diabrotica virgifera virgifera chromosome 2, PGI_DIABVI_V3a genome. Proteins encoded here:
- the LOC114325800 gene encoding translation initiation factor eIF-2B subunit gamma encodes the protein MSFLQEFQVVVLAAGKGSRISEITTGKPKCLLPIGPKPLVWYPLYKLQSSGFHDVILVVLEHQKTEIQSTLEKSDLEIKIDYFTISDNEDLGTADSLRLIHDKLKSDVLVVSCDFISDVNLKGLLDQFRANNASVASLLIQPQSNEPIIVPGPKSKHKPERDLIGVDTQTNRIVFLASASDFENEISLPMSLLNKHTSIKMYSNLTDSHIYVLKNWVIKYLKSEDSFTSLKGELLPHIIKKQLGRPPKPVDTKESILNTKDSGDIFAYAKEDELELAIRKLSSFNDHTGDLKDVYHGDPIRCYAYIAPKDIFGVRVNTLAAYWSTNAKILDRWSRLTNSKELTLKSSKAVITSNQVDDKCIIWENAKLNEKTSFKNAIIGANTEVKSFSRVFNSIIMNNVNIHEKVALENCIVCDGATIENGCKIKGCIIGSNHVVSEESEHTNEVLTESDRLMEF